Within the Nitrososphaera sp. genome, the region ATATTTCGAAACGGACAGGCAGAGGCAATGCGCAGGCTTCGGTCGACTGGCTGTCAGTAGTTGCTGAAAAAGGAGACGTCAGAAGATTTTTTGACCACAGCCCGCTGTGACCGGGTTATTGCATAGCCGGTCAATTTGCACCCGCCAGTGCAATAAAGCCTGCAAATGGAAATCAACGGATTGGCAACAAAAACAAGAAGTAGTGACGCAGCAGGCAATGGCCCGGCGCGGGAGGAAGACGGGTGATTCCCCTGTCAGGGATTGAGGACGTCCTTGTAAACGCGGTTGAGAAGGTCAGCAAGAGCGTAGTAAACATAGCGAGCGTCAGGATGCTTCACGACCAGATTTTCCGGGTATTCCCGGTCGAAGGCGTGGGCTCCGGCGTGGTAATTGACGAAAAGGGGTTCATCCTGACAAACAACCACGTGATTGACGACGCAGAAAGGCTCAAGGTCACGCTCCAGGACGGCAGGGTGCTCAGGGGAAGGGTCGTGGGCTCGGACGAGACCACAGACCTTGCAGTGATAAAGGTCGAGGCCGAACAGCCGCTTCCGCCAGCCCCGCTTGGAAACTCGGATGAGCTCAAGCCGGGACAGCTGGTGATCGCTATCGGCAACCCCTTCGGCCTCGCAGGGGGCCCGGCAGTAAGCGCGGGGATTGTCAGCTCCGTCAAGCGCAGCATCCAGACACGCGGAGGAGTGCTCGACCTGATACAGACAGACGCGGCAATTAACCCGGGCAACTCTGGCGGGCCGCTTGTCAACACCCGGGGCGAGATAGTGGCCATCAACACGGCGAACATGCCTTATGCACAGGGAATCGGCTTTGCAGTTCCTGTAAACACTGCGAAGGAAATCCTCGGCGAGCTGGTTGAAAAGGGCAAGGTCATAAGGCCGTGGATAGGGATAGCGTCGGTAAAGCTCAACCCCAAGCTGGCCAGATACTACGGCCTG harbors:
- a CDS encoding trypsin-like peptidase domain-containing protein, with product MIPLSGIEDVLVNAVEKVSKSVVNIASVRMLHDQIFRVFPVEGVGSGVVIDEKGFILTNNHVIDDAERLKVTLQDGRVLRGRVVGSDETTDLAVIKVEAEQPLPPAPLGNSDELKPGQLVIAIGNPFGLAGGPAVSAGIVSSVKRSIQTRGGVLDLIQTDAAINPGNSGGPLVNTRGEIVAINTANMPYAQGIGFAVPVNTAKEILGELVEKGKVIRPWIGIASVKLNPKLARYYGLPATDGALVASVEPYSPADDAGVRRGDIIEEIDGAKVSDPSEIVGIVRKKKVDERLKLTVNRYGKVLELPVQVDRRP